The Ictidomys tridecemlineatus isolate mIctTri1 chromosome 1, mIctTri1.hap1, whole genome shotgun sequence DNA window gcctgctgagtcacAGGTGTTTGCTACAGTGCCCAGCTTAACTCATTCAATTCTGTTCCATGAAATTGACTTTATTATTAACCTTCTTTTACAGTTAAGtaagagacacagagaggttaaggcGTCCAAGGTCAAAAATCCAGGATTCACACCATGAATTTATGTGTGAATTTAGCTTTATGTGTACAAGGCTCAAAAATCATTAATTACATCCAAAAGTTGTGGAAACTGATATGTTTACTTTCattatcatttataaaatgtttagtaTATGTATTCTGAGTTGTTGTTTAAAGGATGGCCTTTTTAGAGGCCAGGCAGAATCTTTTACAAGCACAATCTCATTTAATGTTCAGCGCTGCCTGTGAGGTAGGCATTATGATTCCCATCTTGTGGATGGAGAAATAGAAGTGATTTACTCAAGAGCATAcagctcgggctggggatgtggctcaagcggtagcacgcttgcctggcatgtgtggggcccaggttcgatcctcagcaccacatacaaacaaagatgttgtgtctgctgaaaactaaaaaataaatattaaaaattctctctctctctctttaaaaaaaaaaaaaaaagagcatacaGCTCAACTAGTTGATGGATTAAGGATCTAAAAGGAACTCCAAAGCTGCAAAGATccattgggggtggggtggggctggggttgtggctcattgttagagtgcttgcctagcatgtgtgaggcactggacttcatcctcagtactacataaagataaataaacaaagtaaaggcattgtgtgcATCTAGAattaaaagaaggaggaggaggaggaggaggaggattatccattagcaagaagagtgaaggcAGAGTTCAAACTGCACAAATCAGTGTGGCTCATGGCAGCTAGAAATGAAAGCAGGATGCTGAATCAGATTCTCAAGAAGTGTGTAGTCACTAGGGTTAGAGAATCCACTTGGGGCCTTTTGGAAAGCCTGTACTTTCTGGTGAGTGATAACTTCTGTGGCCTAGGACAGTGTTTCACAtcattgccattttttttttctggatcctATTATTAGTTTTCCCTTTTTAGTTTCTGCCCtccttgtgattttctttttcctggaccTTTGAGCAGAAGGGAGTGGAAATCAATACTGGtctcccccttcctctttctctacaTACTAatcatttggggatttttttttcttttctagtaacTACATTATAAAGCTACAAGAGCTCTTAACACCTTCTATTTGTGGCctttaataaaatgtaagtgaaaCTCAACTTTATCATTCCTTTTTGCTGGCTTACCTTTTTGTCTTTTGAGTATCCATAGCTCCCTGATTTCCACACCCTTCATAAAGAAGGCTTAGtcttcttttccatatttttctctaaaaaattcAGGATGGACATTTTTtggggcctctttttttttttttttaatggtgtggaatttttttttttttttttagagcttccattgtttatttatttggtaccaaggattgaacccagaggcgcttaaccactgagccacatccccagcccattttatttttttattttgagatagggtctcattaagttgcttagcctttcactaaattgctgaagctggcctcaaatttgcaatcctctcgcctcagcctcccaagtcactgggattacaagcatgtgccaccacacctagctaagatcttccattttaaaaatgaaatacggTTTTGAATAATACAAGAATGTTTACCATGGAGTCTATTCCACATGTGTAATAATTCCCAAACTTTGATGTTTTTTAACTCTAAGATAGTATTTCTCCCATTTTCTACCCATTTTACAGGTGTAAGCTCCTTCTTGTCTGTCCTACCCTCTGCCATCTCCATATCTTTACCCACCAATTTTAACTTCTGACTGGCCACCAGATAATAGTGTCAAAACACAAAACTGCAATAACTTATCagatcttatatttaagtcttttattTATGATTCTAGAATTGGGCAGGCTTCTGAATCATAACATGTTCAAAGAACTTTGGCCAGGGACATGATTAGATAGTACTTACAAATAGTAATTATAGATAGAAAACAGAAGTCAGGTATAGCACTTAATTGGTTGTAGCTTTTACCTTAATCAGTTGTCTGCCTAGGATTGACTAAAGCTTTGCTGCTATAACTAATTGACAGTCAGCCATTTGTTATATGAGTATACTCCTAAGTCAATTAGTTTCATTTAGCATGAATGACTCCATATTGGTTTGGTCTGTGGGGCCCAATACAGGAACCAATTCAGATCAATGGTCTCTTATAAACTTTATTTAATAACAGTAACTGTCCATTCAACTGATAAGATCTTAGCCTCAATATAGGAACATTATGGAAATTAGTCTGACGTGCAAAGGTTCAAATGCTATGTTTGAATTAGGTTCTTCTGGTCCAAAtgctatgtttctttctttcttttttaataaaaataacccaTTCTACATACAAAATATCGAACAGTTTCTGTTCTTCTTAAGTGAGGGGATGAACATGATCAGTATGAGTTTATTCACTAGGAATGTGCTCATTCTGAAcattttctatcatttatctAATTTACTTTTTCAGTCATTTTATCTGGTTTGTTATTTTTAAGCTGCTGCTAGACACTAGAGTtgtaatataaaaacattatcCTTTAAGCACTACCTTTCTAATTATATTCCTGAAACTTTTATTCATGACTTGCTTGACTGGGCTGGATCTCTGTTACTCCATTACAAAATAAGGGTCCTAAGTGATCTCATAATTTTAAAGCGTCTAAAATCAAAGGATGCAGAagatttgacttcttcttttaatCCCGTCATTAAATGGCTTCATGCCCTCAAGCACAGTGTTCAGtatctggatctcagtctcctcctctagaaaataaatggaagatgCTAGAACAAGCTTGGAAAATTGTCCAAGGAATGTTAATAGatccttttagaaaaaaagaaaaaaaaaagagtctgtgTTCAAGCAAATGCTGAAGTCTAGGTCTAGGAAATgctgaagtcatttttttttttaacctttatttatttatttatttatatgtggtgctgagaatcaaacccagtgcctcacacatgctaggcaagcaatctacaaCCACAACCCAAGCctcatttaggttttttttacTTCAGGATTTCTCAGAAACTTTCCCATGCCAATTCTGCTTCATGACTCACCAAGTGAGACGTAGTACACGTGTTTCCCAAACTTATTTGATGGTGGGATCCTTTCCCCAGAAGCATCTTTATAATACTAATAATGTCTTTCAGGATACATTTGgggaatgttttaaaatatgctcaTAGGCCCTTTAATTTCAGCAATACTCTCTATCCTTGGATCAATTTCATGTCGTAGTTATCTTCTAGTTTATGTTCTAATCTAGCTGTGTTGTTCATATACtgccatttcctttttctctttgagTTAATGCTTTCAATGCTTGGGTACAAGGCTATGCTCATGTACATGACTTGCAACCCAGGTACATGACTTGCAAATGCACACATGTCATTACTGCTTTGTACAATTGTAACCAGAACGAGCACATTTTGCAGAGAAACATTCCATGGAGCAGCCCAGAGGGAGCTCTTTAGGGGAAAGAGATTAGATAAATGAACTTGAGAAGCAATAGCATTAACAGGGCAGATTTCCaagaaaaatgggggaaaaaaatcctcataTATTTGACATTTTGATGACTAAATAACACAGTCTTTGTTGTCACAGGACTGCTGTTCCTAACCAAGACCGTTTAGGACTCAGGGTAACAGAGCTGAGTGGCTCCTTGCAAAAGTCTGTGTTCAACATCTGTCATGCTGAAGATCATTAATGTTCAATTGCATCCTATTGTCTTCATGTTATTCAACTTCATTTCATTGTCATCGTTTCAGCTGGGGATTAATCAACTATTTATGGGAAGATGGGACTTGGAGTCAGGGCAGTCACAATGGGGTTAAGTCTGAGGCAATGACGGGGGAAGCAAGTCACAGTTAAAAGACTTGATTTGTGAGAGCTTGTTGATAATTAAATTAATCCAAAATATCCAAAAATAATGCTGACATATccataatgcaaaaggaaaaataacttatCTGGTCTTTCTGAAATATCCAGAATTGATTCTGGATTAGACCTATTTGGAGTTGCTTGAGTCCTCTTAAGAACAAGAAACAAGCTGACATGAGagaatcaaaataataattttcctgTATAAATCATATAATCATTACCAATAGTGAAAATCAGGGCTTCGTTATTGTTCCTGAGGTCTGGTAACATAACCGAACCATTTaagttatatgaaatattttcagcCTTATGAGATCAGCAAAAATCTTTCaataggaattattttttaaacctcaCAGATTACTTAGATTTTTGAATTTTGCACTCCTAAGTGCATTATTAGCTTCTTAGGTTTAAATGTCAAATCATTAATAAGTTGTCATCTCCATGTATACCCTACAAACATTTATGAATGGGGAAATGAAGTATAGATAATGAATTAATTTGCTTAGATAACTGAACTCATGCAATGCAATTacataattagaataatataaagCTTTAAATATACACGTTAATATCTTTCGATATAATCAGTGATTTTGCAGAAAACAGCACAGTAAAATTCCAGGTCTACGATATTAGGACTTGCTGATTTGTTCCAATTTATTTAgcagataaaacaaaaatgtcaacATATTAGATCACCATTATGCAAAATTGTCACACTTCTCAACAAAGCTAGCCTATACTTGATTTCTGATACATCTATCTCATAATTCCAAGATTAACATCTCCACATAATTTCTAGTAATTTAAAATCTTAGCTAAGTTTTTGATATGTAAGCTGCTTGCTGATATGGGAAAAGATAGACCAagctcttcccccaccccccacctcgtTATTCTTTTGGGGACAGCCAGGCCACTCCAGATGGTGTGTTAGTTAGTGTTGGACATAGCTTTGGAGAAACTTCAACAGACAAGGCAGTAATGTCAGGATTTTGCTGTGCGTCGTCCCCCTCCCCCCTGCAGTTCCCAGGGTAGGAAGGTGCTGAGATGGAAGCCGAGGGACGCCCGCCCACCTGCCACCACCTGTTCCCTCCTTTAGCCGTCGACTATAAATTCTCCTCCCTCAAAGATTCATCCCGCGCTCTCCGACAGCTACTGCTTGCGGTAAAAGCGCTCTTTCCTTAGATCTCTTCCTTCGGAAGAGATTTCATCTTCCTGGAAGCCAGCCTTGGCTTTTCTCAGAGGACTGCAAAGGCCTTCCCTGAACCAGCCACACTAAACTCTGCTGCAAGGTTTCCTTCTGTTTTGCAACTTCACGTTGGGAAAAATGACTTTTTCTTGAGCCTCTCGATTCCCCCTACATTTGGGTAAGTGATCAGACAGCCTCAGGTCAATCAGCAGAACCGAAGGCCGAGCCCCGCACTCCCCACTGTAGACTGCTTGCACGTGAGTTATTTTGTTTGTGACTTATTTGCTAAGAAGAGCGACGTTAGGGAGCAGCTGGGTAGGCAACTCCACGCACAGGTCCAGAGCCCGCGGCTGAGCTCCACCCCTCCCACCTCGCGGCCGGGGATGAAGTCCTGCAAACCCTGCGGCCCGTCAGCGGGAGCACGCGCCGCGCCCCCGTGCGCGGGCGGTGCCGAGTGCGCGGGCACGTGTGCCGGAGCCGGACGGCTGGAGAGCGCGGCGCGCAGGCGCCTGGCGGCCAACGCGCGCGAGCGCCGTCGCATGCAGGGTCTCAACACAGCCTTCGACCGTCTGCGCAGGGTGGTGCCCCAGTGGGGCCAGGATAAAAAACTGTCCAAGTACGAGACCCTACAGATGGCGCTGAGCTACATAATGGCACTGACCCGCATCCTGGCCGAGGCCGAGCGACTGGGCTCGGAGCGGGACTGGGTCAATCTCCACTGTGAGCACTTCAGCCACGATCACTACCTGCCGTTCGCAGGCGCAAAGCTGCCGGGCGAGAGCGAGCCGTACGGCCCGAGGCTCTTCGGCTTCCAGCCGGAGCCCTTCCAGATGGCCAGTTAGGGCTCACGGCTCCACGGGGGTGAAATGCCCAGGGATCCCGCTCCCCGCTGCAGACTCCCCTCACATAGCTGCAGGGTCTTTCGGTGGCCAAGGATTCATCCTATCAAATTAATAAACTTCCAGGTTACTTTCAATCGTATCATCACACCTACGGACGCAATCATTTTATTGCAtctcccttttctgtattttgtagATTTCATTCATGAATCTTGTGAATTACATTGCTCTGATAATAATGCCCTATCCCCTTTCCTGGACTACTGTGAGGGGAAAACAAGTTTAACAGAAAATAGGATTAGGCTCTACTGCAATTTCAGTCCTCAGAGAAATAATCACCTTAAACTTTGTAAGTTTGTCGGGTTCGGGTGAAGTTACATGATGCATTGCTTGTGTAGGCTCAATACAGCTGCCCTCCCGTCGTGTAAATGCATTTATGCCCAGTGTATCGTGTGTGCATGCGTCAAATAGAATCAGACTTTCGCCTTTTGGTAGAGTTCTTGGGCATGGTTGCTCTGTATTTTTTAAACCTGTGTACACATTATTAAATAtagattttgtaaaatataaataatggggTTTGTTTTTCATGCCAAGTACTCTGGTAGTTTCCTAATATGTTGAGTGTTTCCCTGAATAAAGATGCGTAATGTTTAAATCTAAATCCCACAAATCAGCAAATGTGCTGTTTCCTAATACTTCGTCAAAATAGTCAAACTGATGAAAGTATAAGTAATTAATTTGAAAGTTTTCTTGTTATCTTGGAAAAACATTTTTggtggcattttttaaaaaattaaatcaaaataatatttagcTTTTAAATAACAAGACATGTAGTTCCTCaatcttatttttcttactaAGTTAATTACTAAATTCTTTCCAAATACTCAGATATGTTTATTCCTACATGTATGtaagaatatataatatgtagTACATGTACACATAGAAATGTAAATACATAAGAATATGtatctgtatatatgtatatatatttctacaatGAACACTGGGAAAAAAGTTGCTTGTAACTAGGTGcggtggcacagacctgtaattctagcaattcggtaggctgaggcaggaggatcctaaatttGAGGATGGTCTGaccaacttagggagaccctgtcccaaaataaaaaataagcagggatagggatatagctcagtgatagagtgccctgggttcaatccccagtatcctcccCCACCAGCTAAAGAAAAGTTGCTTGTGGAAGTGAttcctgagttacatccctaatccttcttatttttaaaaaaattttgagacagagtctcactaagttgctgagcctggccttgaggttgcaatcctgcctcagatGAATTATGGGGTGCACCACCATatctgtgattttcttttaatCAGTGAAAGTTTTAGTGATAAAGCCTTCACTACCATTATGGGTAATCAAAATGGGAGCAaaacaaattaggaaaatgaaagtcaaaatacactgagatttaatctcactctagtcagaaggacagtcatcaagaatacaaacaatgtcCAGCCAAGCATAGTggcccaagcctgtaatcccagtgactcagaagggtgaggcagaaggattgtaaatttgagtcTAGTCTCAGAagtttagtgagaacttgtctcaaaatttaaaaaaaattaataattttaaaaagaatggggggtgtgactcagtggttaagcacccctaaattcaattcctagtaccaccaccaacaacaaatatgaacaataataaattctggggagtatgtggagaaaaaggaacacttttacaccgttggtgggactgtaaattagtacaactattatggaaatcagtatgaagattcctcaaaagactaggaatggaaccaccataagacccagctatatcactccttagtatttatcctaaagaactggtcattatactatagtgatacatgcataccatgTAGGGAACCAGCCTAAGTATccataaatgaaggaatgaataaaacTCCATACACAGACATAAAGAAAGATGTAATTaggtcatttgcaggaaagtggatggaacttgaaacattatgttaaatgaaataagccaaattcaggtCAAGgaatgtgtgtgttttctttcatagtgaagctggagaggaaaaaggaaaagaaaggtgggatgTTGGGGAtctcatggaaatggaaggaagatcagtaaaataaaggaaaggaaccaggaggtgggagaaaggaagagaaaggggaaatactggcaaatgatattggccaaattatattgttatattgagtatatgtatgaatatgtaacaatacatcttattattatgtacaactataatgcaccaataaaaaatgtgggggaaaggaACAAAATAATGCACATAGTATTGTTTGAATTACTTTTATAAATTTGCttaaccattcattcattcataaagcAACTCTTCATGTAAAGAGTGACTTGTTGGTTAACTCATCACATGCATTTGGGTAAATGTCTTGCTCATAATTAGAAAAAGCAGATCTCTAAGTTACCTGTGCATTTGGAATTTGTCACAAGTCAACAAAAATCCTTCTATTATAGATTCCAAAACCCAAACTTACAGTCTCCTATTTGCAATCTTCTACAGAATGttttcatcaaaattattttcttagttatACCTAGTTATCAAAACCCATTTTGTAGGGCTACGGATGTAGTTTGGTAGTAGCTTACCTAGGATGTGAggttctggattcaattcctgatatgcaataaaacaaaacaaaacaaacaaacaaacaaaaaaatcctatttTGGTTTGTAATGTGGGAAAGAGACTTTATCTTACAAAATCACATGTGTTTCCCCAGGCATCCACAGGAAGACTGATGGtgaatttctttttccatctgATATCAGTTAATAAGAGCATTCAGGAATTCTTTTACTGCAGATTAAAGAGTAAAATATTTCACCTTCTTTTATCTGGAAGATGCTGTGTAGTACAGCAGAAAAACAACACAGCTCTAGAAGTGACGACCCCAAGGTATCTTTCTACTCTGCAGCCTACATTGGAGTTGACAGCAAGACTCAAGGCAATGCCTAAGTCACTACCTGGGCACAACAGTCTACTTGCTTAGACCTAAAAAGCTTCATTGATAACCTTAAGTTTGTGAAGTtttagaatgaataaaattagTGCTAAAAATGTATGTTCCTCAGAGAAATTCTCATAAGTATTTTAAGATCTTTAGTCATTTTTTCAGATAGGGTTCACATCTTCCTCTCTGgacctttcctttttatatttcctcCTTAAGTGTAGCATCATCTACTCACAGGGAAATGGTTGGTTGCAGTTTTATGTTCACGATTACCAAATATGTTCTTAAATCCCGAATTTTACAACTTGGTTCATATCCAGCTGTCTTCTTTACTTCTCTAGTTGAATTATTATTAGGCATTTCGAATTAACATGGCCCAAATTCAGACCTCAACAAAACTAGTTCTGGTCCACTatttcccatctcaaaaaatgGTACctcctggctggggatgtggctcaagcgttagcgcgcttgcctggcatgcgtgcagcccgggttcgatcctcagcaccacataccaacaaagatgttgtgtcctccgagaactaaaaaataaatattaaaaattctctctctctctctttctctctccctcctctaaaaaaaaaaaagaaaaagaaaaaagaaaaaaaattctaaggtgGTAGAATTCTaagatttaaatttcaaaaaaaaaaaatggtacctcCATTCATTCAGCTGTTCTTTTACTCTCATGCCTTATGAAAGGGAACCATACTTTTCATTATGTCTCTATGGCTTCTAGTATAGGACCTTGTAcagaataattattaaataaatttttattttt harbors:
- the Atoh7 gene encoding transcription factor ATOH7, which encodes MKSCKPCGPSAGARAAPPCAGGAECAGTCAGAGRLESAARRRLAANARERRRMQGLNTAFDRLRRVVPQWGQDKKLSKYETLQMALSYIMALTRILAEAERLGSERDWVNLHCEHFSHDHYLPFAGAKLPGESEPYGPRLFGFQPEPFQMAS